DNA sequence from the Vicia villosa cultivar HV-30 ecotype Madison, WI unplaced genomic scaffold, Vvil1.0 ctg.000301F_1_1_1, whole genome shotgun sequence genome:
TTGAAGTTTCcctaaaaaaattaatgaaacaATGGATATCATGTGGAAGACGGAGCATTATAGGAAACCGGAAAAATATTTGACTGTCACGGTACGGCATACTAGTAAGATTATATTATGAGTAGTGTTAACAACACTATTTCCAGCACCCACTCTCTTATCAGGTGAAAATCGTGTGGGTTTTACCACTTAATGGACGCCCATTTTCAATATGATGGGACCCACATGAATTTCCCCCAATAAGATAAGTGTTGAAAAGATTGTTACTTACAGTGTGTAGCAAtcttatattattttactttttatcaaACCCAAGcaccagtttacaacttctcttaaaattaattaatattgaaCTGACTGATTAATCTGCATGACATGACGTACTCATTCTAACAAATTTACAAGTTATGTGACAAAATAAACAGACTCACCTCCCTTGTTCGTCACCGAGTCTCAGAGACGATATGACTACTTGGGCAGAATCGTCATCAAAGTAGACATCCTGGATTTCATACAACGGATAAATTTGCTATCAAATTAGTTAAGAAAAAGCAAGTGATTGCTAGGTGATTTCTTTGTGAGATAACTTGTGACTATGACTTGGTGATGCAAATTCTCAAAAAATTCTTAAAATCAACTAAATGAGTTTAGAACAGCTACCAAGAATAAACCAAAACTAGTACCTCATCATCTCGATCATGGCTTCCACGTTCCTGCAACAAAGTTAATCAACATATTGGTACAACATATAAGTTGCAGTGCTCGGCCCAAAAGGCAAATCACAGAAGCTAAAACTTTAAAAAGTACAGAATTTAAAAAATGCACATACAATATTAGTAATATGCATGCATTGCACAGAGGGGAAGAGGAGGCCAACTACAAACCTCTTCATTATCTTCGTTCCCATAAAGTTTATATCTAAAGGCCTGACTCAAATTATTAGCTAAAGCTGCAACATCATAGTCCCTGTCATGAATATCGTCGTCATCACTATCCCTCATCCTATCTTGTAAAGCAGTCGGGCGTCTGCACGGGAACAGGAAAAATGAAGAGAATAAAATGAGACAGAGCTCACAACAAAGAGATCACAAAACTAAAATGTAAAAGGCTCAACAGAAGATTGTGGCTTCACTTGTGTTTCTAAAATGAAAAAGTGTATGATCCATGTTTATAGTTATTACATCTTTATCATACTCATACCTAATGGCCTCACTTcaatttaatcaataaaaaataacattacaATTAAATCTACTCCTCTATATCTCCAATATTATTTATTGAATATCAAGTCCCCAACCCTTACTGGTCAAGATAACCTGGTCACAAGAGCAACCATGTAAAGGTATAGTCTAGCTTTTACAATTATAGTACTGCAACCAATTTAACACTTCAAACAAAGACTTCACGCATGAGAAAATAAAAAGTCCATCCTCTTTGTTGACTGTTGCTAAGGATTTAGATCAAGATAAATGAGATCAGAGCTTACCCACAAGCCCAACGGTTAACATTCTCAACCACATTACGGTTCTGAAGCACAGTAGCTTGCCATTCATTCCATTCACTATTCTCCTGCAGATGTTAAGAACAACAAATTGAAATATGTAAGGCAAAATCCGTCCCAATAAACTCAACATGTAAGTTCAGCCTCATGGTCTTAATTTCCTGAATGCAATACAAGGTTAACTCATTTGTTTTTGATTACATGTTTCATGTTTGCTTGTCCAAAATTcaatatatgaaataaaattaagagaTAAAAAACAGCATGCGAAGAAAGTTAACACGAGAAGGAATAATGCGAGAACTATGATGTTAAtgtcatttttaattaaaaaattaccaAAGTGGGTTATGCATATCAGGAAGGATGTCAATAACAAGAGACACCGCCATCTTATTTCAAACAATTCTTTATGCAAATTTAAAAATTTCTAAGCAGAATGGTCGAGGATAGCAATTCAAGGTataatttacatattttttaataaatttatgtcGATAGTTCAAATTAACTGAATCATATATGCTAATGCACAGCTAACCTGAAGACATGTCAGTATGTTGCTTCGGCTGTGTGTCAAGTGAACAAGTTTGTTAACAATTCGAGTAATATGTCCAATGTTTCCTGCCCGTGGTGCCTGTTTTCCAGTAGCAGGTACAGTTGGCTGAAAAATAACACCAGTTGATTGAATTTTGTTCCAGTATACTTAATGGCAGAGAATAAATGAAACATTGTGAACTATacatatcatttataaaaatataggaaaatctAATGACCATGACAACATCCAATTTATCAGTTTGAAGCATCCATGTACCAGATTTCTTTCGGAAGAGAGAACAGAATGTTTATCTGCTTGGATAACCCTTCCAATTAAATCACAATCTCGCAGAAGATGATTAACAATGGCATCAGTTTTACTCTCCAAACATGATAATACAATACTTTCAACATGATGGTGTAATGAATTATTATATGGATACCTGCAGAAGCAGAACACACagaatagttttaaaaaaagtaGCATGTTATCAGTAAAAATAAGCAATATCTAGAAGACATCAAGGTTTTCTTGGAATATCCACAAGTctgtcaaataaaataaaaatatatatatttgcttACTCGAAAAAAAGATCAATAACACGTTGAATGGTTCCTGAGTTGACCATTTCTTTTTCTGCAGCCTCATTTCCGGTTTTTAAGAGGACTGCAATGAACTCGACAATCTGGAAGAAAAAAATTGCACAGCTCAGAAATAAGAGGCAAACTATTCGAAGTAATAACTAAGAAATATCGAAACTAATCTACTCCAAGATAAGAAACTAATCCTAAGAAATAATCCGAAAAAATCTACATAATATTAAGATGTTACAAAAGATATTCTTATCATCTAACgatttttattgaatttgcaaACAAAAATGATATATCACAAAAAGACGTTTGAAACCACGGACTACGCCAGGTGGGTGCCATAGCAACCACCCTACAATTGATGGGGAAAACCATTAAAACTAACCTTTAATCTATGCTTCCCAAGTGGAGGTCTCAATTCTCCATATGTTGTAGGCAATACTTTCTCATCGGATGACACATTCAAAAGCATTAGCAAGTCACCTGTAGAAAGTAAAGCCATGAAGATGCGATATGGATAACGAAATTGATAGATTATGTACCATAACATGTGAAATAATTGGTTTTATGACTAAATTGAAAGCTTGGATGATGAGCATATAATATATTGAcaacaaaaaaaattttaaaaaaaaacattaattccaTCTTACCGAGTTTAGGGAGCATTGCACTAATAGTCTCTGGATTTACAGGAATATGTGGCTCATACATGTGTTGACTTCGGAATGAATGAAAAAGGGGAGATGGTACATTAGATCTTTTCGGGTCCAACAAAGAAATACACACAGAAAGTGAGTTCACAAGAGTAGACTTTGATTGTGAATCTTCCAATGCATAACCCAAAATTCTTGCGACAAAACTGCATGTTTAGAAAAGGTATAAATATAACAATTATTTAACAGATacatatcaaaagaaaaaccatGAAGTTTCCCAATGCAAACCTTGGGCTTGATAATTTAATTGCCAGAGTAGATGAAGCATTTCGTGTTATTGTGCATAATGTTTCAGCTGCATTGGCATTAACTTCAGCGGGACACTGGTTTAAATAGGGAAGAAGAAAGTTGTAAGATAATTTGCAGGGAAGAAAAAACAAGGCAGTAAAGAGCCTATATAACACATTTAAACAAATGTATGCATCATGCAGCTAAAATATGTCCGTATGGTATCCAGCTAAGTGCAAATGCATTATTATCATATAGCTAACATGTAAAAGCTGGCTCAGAAAACATATATCTGGATATATTCTTCACTTACAGATGGACTTAATTTATCAACAATCATTTCAAGCAGGTTGCTCTCGGCCAACCATTGCATCACATCAATAAAATTGGGATACACATGGTCATCGGCACCTACTAATCGAACCAAAACCTGTGCAATGAACAAATCTCAGAATCAATTCTTACCAATCCAAGGTACTGTTATAATTAAGAACGGAAAGGTAAAAGCTTACCTCCATAATGGATGTGATTCCAATCAAATCAACCAATTGGCGAAAAACATTCTGATGGGCCTGCAAAAAGTAACACACATTTTAATGGATGAGTTTTTCTTTCTCCATAAAACTGTAATAGAATAAGCAATATAGAACTGAACTGTATGAGGGCAATTTTTTACTTGCCTGAACATAATTCATAAGTGACACTGTCTTTCGAATCATTAGGCAAACAACAACCTGTAAATGATATAAAAAACAGCATCAAGTAGATGGTATTAATATAATCAGATAAGCAACATAGAAAAATATAACATGCAAACTAAAGCTCCAGTTTATCCAACATATACCTTGCTAAAGTAGCCAGCCAACAAGGCACTATGGGAACGATTAGGCTCCAAAAAGGAGAATAATAAGTTCATCAGCTGAAAGTACAAGGATAAAAAATGGAAATCAAAACAAGCAAGGCATAAGTATACAGCCTCAATCACAAAAAAGAGTAGCAGACTGAAGTATAAACCTCTTCTTCATCCACCAAAGTCTTCAAGATGACATCAATTTCACATGTAAAAATCTCGCAGGCAATGAATGGAAACCTAGATTACAATCAAATAATCAGATggtaacaaaaaaattaaataattaattaaagttttatcacggaaaaaaataaataatgttaCAACTGCATACTTGAAGGTCCGTTTGCTTTCGGCATCCTGTGGTGGCTCTTCGATAATGTAGCGTAGCAATTGCTCAACCTGAGCTGGATCTCTCAAACTTAAAGGGAAAAAATAGCATATTATAAATTACTTTTTGGTGAATCGTCTTTATGATTGCTTATCCATTTAGTGCTTTGTGTATTTATTTAACTCCAGCTATCACCAAACATATGGTCCTCAAAATTATAAGAGCAGAGCAATTTAGTTCCTCAAATTTACTAAATGGTAAATTAATTCCTTAAATTAAAGAAAGCCAGTCAATTTAGTCCTTCTCCCCGAAATATTTCTTTAGTAAACATCCATTGAAATCAAGGAAAGACTTAACATATTGACTTGAATCATCACTTGGTGCATCAAGACAAACATAGAACCTTCAAAACAATGATGTTAACTTAGGAACAAGGACTAAATTGACTGACATTCAATTTATGAGACAAAATTGCTATTTCAGAAATTTGAGGAACTATATAAACCGACACATACAATTTCAAGGACTAAAATGTTGATTTACTCAAGAAAATGCACAAAACTATGAGACTTGCTAGGAAAATGAATAAAACTCAATTCATTGAAATTAAATGGAAACATACAAATTGATAAGACGACTGTTCAAGGCCTTGCATTCTTGGATTACTTCCTCCTCATCTAGAAGCTCTTCTAAAGTGAAATTATCCTTGTCTAATATAGCCTCCACCTGCACAACACAAGCAACGTAAAAAAAATACACTTAACAGCAACAAAAAGAGGAAACAGTGAAATAAGAAAATAAGCTATGCAAGTTTTGAGCTAATTCAGAGTTAAAACATTGATTCTCAATTAAGCTACCCTCATAAACTTTCCGACATTAGTTTCACCGCGTTCAATCATAAAATTCCATTCCTAACTTAGATCTTTAATGAGAAGTGTAAAAAACAAATACTGAAATCATAAAATTGAATCAATCTGTTATCATAAATCCAAATTTGGCCAAGAACTACACGACACCAGCTTCCGCCCAAACCACTTAAATCTCAAGGGCTTTTCATTGCTCAATATGCACATTACAATTCTAATACCCCATTAAATATGCCATGTTACAGTATTCATTACCAAAAAACTATAAAGCTCAGACACCGGAAACATAACCCTTACACCGACACGTCAACATcggtaataattttaaaaaattataaattataaattaaccgTTTCTGACACTCACACGGACACACCTTTTTTTCGTCGGTGCTACATAGCTGAAAAACCAATACAAAATAGCTAAATTGCAGAagcaaaaacaaaatcaattaattaactaAAGTGGATCAATATTTCCTAATTGAGATCCTTCTTATCATCACAAATTCGCCTATCAGTTGTATAACACAGTTTAAAAAACCTAAAACACGTAAAACCGATCCAAACAACAGAAATTGCGAAA
Encoded proteins:
- the LOC131626512 gene encoding uncharacterized protein LOC131626512 isoform X2; the encoded protein is MFWKLASLSASSPVEAILDKDNFTLEELLDEEEVIQECKALNSRLINFLRDPAQVEQLLRYIIEEPPQDAESKRTFKFPFIACEIFTCEIDVILKTLVDEEELMNLLFSFLEPNRSHSALLAGYFSKVVVCLMIRKTVSLMNYVQAHQNVFRQLVDLIGITSIMEVLVRLVGADDHVYPNFIDVMQWLAESNLLEMIVDKLSPSCPAEVNANAAETLCTITRNASSTLAIKLSSPSFVARILGYALEDSQSKSTLVNSLSVCISLLDPKRSNVPSPLFHSFRSQHMYEPHIPVNPETISAMLPKLGDLLMLLNVSSDEKVLPTTYGELRPPLGKHRLKIVEFIAVLLKTGNEAAEKEMVNSGTIQRVIDLFFEYPYNNSLHHHVESIVLSCLESKTDAIVNHLLRDCDLIGRVIQADKHSVLSSERNLPTVPATGKQAPRAGNIGHITRIVNKLVHLTHSRSNILTCLQENSEWNEWQATVLQNRNVVENVNRWACGRPTALQDRMRDSDDDDIHDRDYDVAALANNLSQAFRYKLYGNEDNEEERGSHDRDDEDVYFDDDSAQVVISSLRLGDEQGSLFTNSNWFAFQDDRIGDANGGTTSSDMMDEINLNGAANGGNNSDDEVVVGEDEELDESKNTMNDTSSSSTNFFGGLPGSNSGNGGASNDTGFFRFEASDKEECFGDRPLPDWVGWGEPSDMQVTGASMNPFVDHDESGSNPSTKPQIGSPNSNSPKSDSVSSNGSPNSSPNSKDLIDGVGDSTQRSAAVPSLFEEDVEFVGVELEGTEKAMEQALKEGIVGEAGPLKRNMSPKAAEKENSEDGNPGMKEFNDANYWRVDQEVAVLE
- the LOC131626512 gene encoding uncharacterized protein LOC131626512 isoform X1; amino-acid sequence: MFWKLASLSASSPVEAILDKDNFTLEELLDEEEVIQECKALNSRLINFLRDPAQVEQLLRYIIEEPPQDAESKRTFKFPFIACEIFTCEIDVILKTLVDEEELMNLLFSFLEPNRSHSALLAGYFSKVVVCLMIRKTVSLMNYVQAHQNVFRQLVDLIGITSIMEVLVRLVGADDHVYPNFIDVMQWLAESNLLEMIVDKLSPSCPAEVNANAAETLCTITRNASSTLAIKLSSPSFVARILGYALEDSQSKSTLVNSLSVCISLLDPKRSNVPSPLFHSFRSQHMYEPHIPVNPETISAMLPKLGDLLMLLNVSSDEKVLPTTYGELRPPLGKHRLKIVEFIAVLLKTGNEAAEKEMVNSGTIQRVIDLFFEYPYNNSLHHHVESIVLSCLESKTDAIVNHLLRDCDLIGRVIQADKHSVLSSERNLPTVPATGKQAPRAGNIGHITRIVNKLVHLTHSRSNILTCLQENSEWNEWQATVLQNRNVVENVNRWACGRPTALQDRMRDSDDDDIHDRDYDVAALANNLSQAFRYKLYGNEDNEEERGSHDRDDEDVYFDDDSAQVVISSLRLGDEQGSSLFTNSNWFAFQDDRIGDANGGTTSSDMMDEINLNGAANGGNNSDDEVVVGEDEELDESKNTMNDTSSSSTNFFGGLPGSNSGNGGASNDTGFFRFEASDKEECFGDRPLPDWVGWGEPSDMQVTGASMNPFVDHDESGSNPSTKPQIGSPNSNSPKSDSVSSNGSPNSSPNSKDLIDGVGDSTQRSAAVPSLFEEDVEFVGVELEGTEKAMEQALKEGIVGEAGPLKRNMSPKAAEKENSEDGNPGMKEFNDANYWRVDQEVAVLE